The following proteins are encoded in a genomic region of Candidatus Zixiibacteriota bacterium:
- a CDS encoding 4Fe-4S dicluster domain-containing protein encodes MKSRLIVTPNLCTGCRTCELACSFSHMVDGKPSRSRIYPLPDGHADSYVPVVCLHCDVPACAMACLVDAIARDEETGAMILDNDRCVKCMGCIAACPFGCSLLDSEHDMIVKCDLCDGDPICAKFCPTKALTSRPVELTPRKKLVESG; translated from the coding sequence ATGAAGTCGCGACTGATAGTGACGCCCAATTTGTGCACTGGTTGTCGCACCTGCGAATTGGCCTGCTCGTTTTCGCACATGGTCGACGGCAAACCAAGCCGCAGTCGCATCTATCCTCTGCCGGACGGACATGCCGACAGTTACGTACCTGTGGTCTGTTTACACTGCGATGTCCCGGCCTGCGCCATGGCCTGTCTGGTTGACGCCATCGCGCGCGATGAAGAAACCGGCGCGATGATACTCGACAACGACAGATGCGTCAAGTGCATGGGCTGTATTGCCGCCTGTCCGTTTGGTTGTTCTTTGTTGGATTCCGAGCACGACATGATTGTCAAGTGTGACTTGTGCGATGGTGATCCGATCTGCGCCAAGTTCTGCCCCACCAAAGCTCTCACAAGCCGTCCCGTCGAGTTAACGCCGCGTAAGAAGCTGGTCGAGTCGGGATGA